In Streptomyces sp. NBC_01439, the following are encoded in one genomic region:
- a CDS encoding protein-tyrosine phosphatase family protein: protein MKKTRRRDRGVPGPSSPWDEVAPGLWMGGHYWTDPVGELRPVVVGDEFDLVISLFTRTGHGPGPRAEHVVGEMPDAELTADQLHTVQRLARTAGLALDSGLTTLVRCHSGYNRSGLVVAQCLVDRGLTPAEAIARVRRGRSPWALNNEAFTSYLTAGLDIAALLVGLDP from the coding sequence ATGAAGAAGACCCGACGGCGCGACCGGGGCGTACCCGGGCCGTCTTCCCCGTGGGACGAGGTCGCACCGGGCCTGTGGATGGGCGGCCACTACTGGACCGACCCGGTCGGTGAGCTGCGGCCCGTCGTCGTGGGGGACGAGTTCGACCTCGTCATCAGCCTCTTCACCCGGACCGGCCACGGCCCGGGACCACGCGCCGAGCACGTCGTGGGGGAGATGCCGGACGCCGAGCTCACCGCCGACCAGCTCCACACCGTCCAGCGCCTCGCCCGCACCGCGGGACTGGCCCTCGATTCGGGCCTCACCACACTGGTCCGCTGCCACTCGGGCTACAACAGGTCGGGCCTCGTTGTCGCCCAGTGCCTCGTCGACCGGGGACTGACACCCGCCGAGGCCATCGCCCGTGTGCGCCGCGGCCGTTCGCCGTGGGCCCTGAACAACGAGGCCTTCACCTCCTACCTCACGGCCGGACTGGACATCGCGGCGCTGCTGGTCGGGTTGGACCCCTGA
- a CDS encoding S8 family serine peptidase — MAQRDNRTPRALRPTGPARPARSLRTALAALTSVLLLPIGAGVAAAAPDPGPAAPTAAERKIEPKLRTQLDESAKAAFWVYLDSAADLTAAGKQQTRAAKAETVLRIKKDHAARSQADVVKALQGAGAEYTSYWIVNAVRVVGSQKLAGTLAQRPEVARIDADDKVDLPKPTEGKREKAVADAIEWNIDRIKAPQVWDQVGVRGEGIVVANIDSGVDYTHPAVNNQYRGKKADGTYDHAYNWFDPAGVCTTAAPCDNNDHGTHTMGTMVGDDGGANKIGVAPGAKWIAAKGCESNSCSEASLLASGQWIVAPTDLNGQNPRPDLAPHIVNNSWGGSGGDTWYQQIVDTWRAAGIFPAFSNGNAGPGCNTAGSPGDYASSYSSGAFDINNAIASFSSRGAGPGGIVKPNIAAPGVNVRSSVPGGAYEAFSGTSMASPHTAAAVALLWSAAPALEGDIAQTEALLDGTALDTDSSQCGGNAADNNVFGEGRLDVLAAVTAAPRGAIGSLGGTVRSGDQPVAGVKITADGPIDRTTTTAADGTYRFTSLSVGDYALTAAKFGYGQQTGTATVTENATATGDFTLAQAPSGKLTGTVSSAAGPAAGASVTIADTPVTATADAQGRFEVTLPHGTYDVNATHASRCVTGGTAKVTVAGDATVAVNLPERTDGYGYACAAAGNRPYVEGTRQLALTGDNTTERVDLPFPLPLYGKTYGQAWIGTNGTVSFGGNNTSDINGDLPSTATPNAALYPFWDDLVVGAAGSGSGVFTAVTGTAPHRSYVIEWRQVSHWSAQADKFSFTAAIGEDGTVSYSYKGTGGTGIKGGSSATVGVENAAGTDAFKYSYNTAAITDGLSVAFRTTKSGVVAGRVLDANDGNGVAGATVTVGTGDTAVSATTAADGGYVVQSPSGARAVSLAAPQYESATATVDVKAADVTAVTQSLRTGRVTASKPSLEVVLPANQQRTRTLELTNPGLGTEFTVSEDATWLSATPATGTLATGGKVPVTLSVDTTGLTPGAVLTADLKITSASGRTPVLSVPVKVVVPRYQVGLDAGSGYTTTDGLGDAWSPDRKYTPGSYGYQGNSTVESTGRTIAGTDEQRLFRNAREGMYEYRFDNVPNGTYTVELGFAELSSTKPNKRVFDVLAEGTQVLPSLDISLEAGTYKALTRTYTVTVTDGVLNVRFVTHSGFGKPLLNTLRVTDRPDKS, encoded by the coding sequence GTGGCCCAACGCGACAACCGGACCCCACGAGCCTTGCGGCCCACCGGGCCGGCAAGGCCCGCACGGTCCTTACGCACGGCGCTCGCCGCCCTCACTTCGGTCCTGCTCCTGCCGATCGGCGCGGGCGTCGCCGCGGCCGCGCCGGACCCCGGACCTGCCGCACCGACGGCGGCCGAGCGCAAGATCGAACCCAAGCTCCGCACCCAGCTCGACGAGTCCGCCAAGGCGGCCTTCTGGGTCTACCTCGACAGCGCCGCCGACCTCACCGCCGCGGGGAAGCAGCAGACCCGCGCCGCCAAGGCCGAAACGGTTCTGCGGATCAAGAAGGACCACGCCGCGCGCAGCCAGGCCGACGTCGTCAAGGCCCTGCAGGGCGCCGGAGCCGAGTACACCTCGTACTGGATCGTGAACGCCGTGCGCGTCGTCGGCAGCCAGAAGCTCGCCGGAACCCTCGCCCAGCGCCCCGAGGTCGCCCGGATCGACGCCGACGACAAGGTCGACCTCCCCAAGCCCACCGAAGGCAAGCGGGAGAAGGCCGTCGCCGACGCCATCGAGTGGAACATCGACCGGATCAAGGCCCCGCAGGTCTGGGACCAGGTCGGCGTGCGCGGCGAGGGCATCGTCGTCGCCAACATCGACAGCGGCGTGGACTACACCCACCCGGCCGTGAACAACCAGTACCGCGGCAAGAAGGCGGACGGCACGTACGACCACGCCTACAACTGGTTCGACCCGGCGGGCGTGTGCACCACCGCTGCCCCCTGCGACAACAACGACCACGGCACCCACACCATGGGCACGATGGTCGGCGACGACGGCGGCGCCAACAAGATCGGCGTGGCCCCCGGTGCCAAGTGGATCGCGGCCAAGGGCTGCGAGTCGAACTCCTGCTCCGAGGCCTCCCTCCTCGCCTCGGGCCAGTGGATCGTCGCCCCGACCGACCTCAACGGGCAGAACCCGCGCCCCGACCTCGCCCCGCACATCGTCAACAACTCCTGGGGCGGGAGCGGCGGCGACACCTGGTACCAGCAGATCGTCGACACCTGGCGGGCCGCCGGCATCTTCCCGGCCTTCTCCAACGGGAACGCCGGCCCGGGCTGCAACACCGCCGGCTCGCCCGGCGACTACGCCAGCTCCTACAGCTCCGGCGCCTTCGACATCAACAACGCGATCGCGTCCTTCTCCTCGCGCGGCGCGGGCCCCGGCGGCATCGTCAAGCCGAACATCGCCGCCCCCGGCGTGAACGTCCGCTCCTCCGTCCCCGGCGGCGCGTACGAGGCCTTCTCCGGCACGTCGATGGCCTCACCGCACACCGCGGCCGCCGTCGCCCTGCTGTGGTCCGCCGCGCCCGCCCTGGAAGGCGACATCGCGCAGACCGAGGCGCTCCTGGACGGCACCGCCCTGGACACCGACAGCAGCCAGTGCGGCGGAAACGCCGCCGACAACAACGTCTTTGGTGAGGGCCGGCTCGACGTCCTTGCCGCCGTGACCGCCGCCCCGCGCGGCGCCATCGGCTCGCTCGGCGGCACCGTGCGCTCCGGCGACCAGCCCGTCGCGGGCGTGAAGATCACCGCCGACGGCCCGATCGACCGTACGACCACCACCGCGGCCGACGGCACCTACCGCTTCACCTCCCTCTCGGTCGGCGACTACGCCCTGACCGCCGCCAAGTTCGGCTACGGCCAGCAGACCGGAACGGCCACGGTCACCGAGAACGCCACCGCCACCGGCGACTTCACCCTCGCCCAGGCGCCCTCCGGCAAGCTCACCGGCACCGTTTCCTCGGCCGCCGGACCGGCCGCCGGCGCCTCCGTCACCATCGCGGACACCCCGGTGACCGCGACCGCCGACGCCCAGGGCCGCTTCGAGGTCACCCTGCCGCACGGCACGTACGACGTGAACGCCACCCACGCCTCCCGCTGCGTCACCGGCGGCACGGCGAAGGTCACGGTTGCCGGCGACGCCACCGTCGCGGTCAACCTGCCCGAACGCACCGACGGATACGGCTACGCCTGCGCCGCCGCCGGCAACCGCCCGTACGTCGAGGGCACCCGCCAGCTCGCGCTCACCGGAGACAACACCACCGAGCGCGTCGACCTGCCCTTCCCGCTGCCCCTGTACGGCAAGACGTACGGCCAGGCCTGGATCGGCACCAACGGCACGGTCAGCTTCGGCGGCAACAACACCAGTGACATCAACGGCGACCTGCCGAGCACGGCCACGCCCAACGCGGCCCTGTACCCGTTCTGGGACGACCTGGTCGTCGGCGCCGCGGGCAGCGGATCCGGCGTCTTCACCGCCGTGACCGGCACCGCTCCGCACCGGAGCTACGTGATCGAGTGGCGCCAGGTGTCCCACTGGTCGGCGCAGGCCGACAAGTTCTCCTTCACGGCCGCGATCGGCGAGGACGGCACCGTCTCCTACTCCTACAAGGGGACCGGCGGGACCGGCATCAAGGGGGGCTCCTCGGCCACGGTCGGCGTGGAGAACGCGGCCGGCACCGACGCCTTCAAGTACTCCTACAACACCGCCGCCATCACGGACGGCCTGTCCGTCGCCTTCCGGACCACCAAGAGCGGCGTGGTGGCGGGCCGGGTGCTCGACGCCAACGACGGCAACGGCGTCGCGGGCGCCACGGTGACCGTCGGCACCGGTGACACGGCGGTGTCGGCGACCACGGCCGCGGACGGCGGGTACGTCGTCCAGAGCCCGTCGGGCGCGCGGGCCGTCTCGCTGGCCGCGCCGCAGTACGAGTCCGCCACGGCGACGGTGGACGTCAAGGCGGCCGACGTCACGGCGGTGACGCAGTCCCTGCGCACCGGAAGGGTGACGGCGTCCAAGCCGTCCCTGGAGGTCGTCCTCCCGGCAAACCAGCAGCGGACCCGGACCCTGGAGCTGACCAACCCGGGCCTCGGCACGGAGTTCACGGTGTCCGAGGACGCGACCTGGCTGAGCGCCACCCCGGCGACCGGCACCCTCGCGACCGGCGGGAAGGTCCCGGTCACCCTTTCGGTGGACACCACCGGACTGACCCCGGGCGCGGTCCTCACCGCCGACCTGAAGATCACCTCGGCGAGCGGCCGGACCCCGGTCCTTTCCGTCCCGGTCAAGGTCGTCGTCCCGCGCTACCAGGTCGGCCTGGACGCGGGATCCGGCTACACCACCACGGACGGCCTGGGTGACGCCTGGTCCCCGGACCGCAAGTACACGCCCGGTTCTTACGGCTACCAGGGCAACAGCACCGTGGAGTCCACCGGCCGCACCATCGCCGGCACGGACGAGCAGCGGCTGTTCCGCAACGCCCGCGAGGGCATGTACGAGTACCGCTTCGACAACGTGCCGAACGGTACCTACACGGTGGAGCTCGGCTTCGCGGAGCTCTCCTCCACCAAGCCCAACAAGCGCGTCTTCGACGTCCTGGCCGAGGGCACGCAGGTCCTGCCCTCCCTGGACATCTCCCTGGAGGCGGGCACCTACAAGGCCCTGACCCGTACGTACACGGTCACGGTCACGGACGGGGTGCTCAACGTCCGCTTCGTCACGCACAGCGGATTCGGCAAGCCCCTGCTGAACACCCTGCGGGTGACCGACCGCCCGGACAAGAGCTAG
- a CDS encoding MFS transporter, with product MTSPAEPSGAGVPIASARGRWILLTTVLGSTMAMLDGTVVNVALPRIGEDLDADLAVLQWTVNAYLLTLAGLILVGGSLSDRFGRRRIFVLGVVWFALGSLLCGIAPNAGVLIAARALQGIGGALLAPGSLALIQASIRADDRGRAIGLWSGLGGVGAAVGPFLGGWLVDGPGWRWVFLLNVPLAAVCVPVALRHVPESRDPQAHGRFDVAGAALGASALGLVTYALIEARSGAPAVIVAAVLGVLLGVAFVYVERRRPDPMVPPDIFASRLFTAVNLVTLCVYAAIGGFFFLVVLQLQVVSGYSALAAGAAMLPTTLLMLLLSARSGELGERIGPRVPLTVGPLLCAAGTLLMLRVGPSASYVRDVLPAMVVMGMGLVALVAPLTSTVLASVDPGRAGLASGINNAAARVAGLLAVAALPLLSGMGPESYRSATQFDAAFGRAMLWCTGAFVAGAALAWATVRSPVPEACHPQCHTYCAVSAPPLEPREEHG from the coding sequence ATGACTTCGCCCGCCGAGCCGTCCGGAGCCGGTGTCCCGATCGCGTCCGCACGGGGCCGGTGGATCCTGCTGACCACCGTGCTCGGATCGACCATGGCCATGCTGGACGGGACCGTGGTGAACGTGGCACTGCCGCGCATCGGGGAGGACCTCGACGCCGATCTGGCCGTGCTCCAGTGGACGGTGAACGCCTATCTGCTGACCCTGGCCGGGCTGATCCTGGTCGGCGGATCACTGAGCGACCGCTTCGGGCGGCGCCGGATCTTCGTGCTCGGCGTGGTGTGGTTCGCGCTCGGCTCGCTGCTGTGCGGCATCGCGCCGAACGCCGGGGTGCTGATCGCGGCCCGCGCCCTGCAGGGCATCGGCGGGGCGTTGCTGGCGCCCGGCTCCCTGGCCCTGATCCAGGCGTCGATCCGCGCCGACGACCGGGGGCGGGCGATCGGACTGTGGTCGGGGCTCGGCGGGGTGGGCGCGGCCGTGGGACCGTTCCTCGGCGGCTGGCTGGTGGACGGGCCGGGCTGGCGGTGGGTGTTCCTGCTGAACGTGCCGCTGGCCGCGGTGTGCGTGCCGGTCGCCCTGCGGCACGTACCGGAATCGCGGGACCCGCAGGCGCACGGGCGGTTCGACGTGGCCGGGGCGGCACTCGGTGCGAGCGCCCTGGGGCTGGTCACCTACGCGCTGATCGAGGCCCGGTCGGGCGCGCCGGCGGTGATCGTCGCCGCGGTGCTCGGGGTCCTGCTGGGCGTCGCCTTCGTCTACGTGGAGCGGCGACGGCCCGATCCGATGGTGCCGCCAGACATCTTCGCGTCCCGGCTGTTCACCGCCGTCAACCTCGTCACCCTGTGCGTGTACGCGGCGATCGGCGGGTTCTTCTTCCTCGTCGTGCTCCAGCTCCAGGTGGTGTCCGGCTACTCGGCGCTGGCCGCCGGGGCCGCGATGCTGCCGACGACCCTCCTCATGCTCCTCCTGTCGGCGCGCTCGGGTGAGCTCGGGGAGCGGATCGGACCGCGCGTCCCGCTCACGGTGGGGCCGCTGCTGTGTGCGGCGGGAACGCTGCTGATGCTACGGGTGGGACCGTCGGCCTCGTACGTACGGGACGTGCTGCCCGCGATGGTCGTCATGGGCATGGGCCTCGTGGCCCTGGTGGCCCCGCTGACGTCGACCGTGCTCGCCTCGGTGGATCCCGGCCGGGCGGGCCTGGCCAGCGGGATCAACAACGCGGCGGCGCGCGTGGCCGGGCTGCTCGCGGTGGCGGCGCTGCCGCTGCTGTCCGGAATGGGGCCGGAGTCGTACCGCTCGGCGACCCAGTTCGACGCCGCTTTCGGGCGGGCGATGCTCTGGTGCACCGGAGCCTTCGTGGCCGGCGCCGCCCTGGCCTGGGCGACCGTACGCTCCCCCGTGCCCGAGGCGTGCCACCCCCAGTGCCACACGTACTGCGCGGTGTCGGCCCCGCCGCTCGAACCCCGTGAGGAGCACGGCTGA
- a CDS encoding GMC oxidoreductase, whose protein sequence is MSDNTLPRNGSNGISRRGFLGRTGSIVGAVALAGHLTPAQAASPSATIADGTRVPALIIGTGYGGSVAALRLAQAGVDVQMIEMGMSWDAPGPDGKLFPKVTSPDYRSFWLRTRTKAPLSNFLGFPIDKDVPKYTGILDAEDFAGITVYQGRGVGGGSLVNGGMAVTPKRANFAAVLPSVDPDEMYATYYPRANAGLGVGMIDPAWFDTADCYQFSRVGRKHAQRSGFAWTFVPDVYDWDYMKKEAAGTVTKSALAGEILYGNNAGKKSLVQTYLAQAKATGRVAISALHKVTSVSPAAGGGYTVAIDQINTTGDTVATKTVTADRVFFAAGSVGTSKLLVKLKATGALPNLNGEVGKGWGENGNVMCGRANHMWDPTGKLQSTIPCSGIDNWDAGGAFAEVAPLPTGIETYASFYLSITKNPNRAEFTWNAATGTADLSWQTAWKQPSISMAKTIFDKINSKEGTIYRTDLFGGNKIWNDTLTYHPLGGAVLNRATDNYGRLHGYTGLYVIDGALIPGNASVNPFVTITALAERNIEKIIATDL, encoded by the coding sequence ATGAGCGATAACACGCTGCCCAGAAATGGCTCGAACGGAATATCCCGTCGCGGATTCCTTGGTAGAACTGGTTCTATAGTTGGCGCCGTGGCCCTGGCGGGTCACCTCACCCCGGCACAGGCGGCCTCCCCATCCGCCACGATCGCCGACGGAACCCGCGTTCCGGCCCTGATCATCGGCACCGGCTACGGCGGGTCCGTGGCCGCCCTGCGACTGGCGCAGGCCGGCGTGGACGTGCAGATGATCGAGATGGGCATGTCCTGGGACGCGCCGGGCCCGGACGGCAAGCTCTTCCCCAAGGTGACCAGCCCCGACTACCGGTCCTTCTGGCTGCGCACCCGGACCAAGGCGCCGCTCAGCAACTTCCTCGGCTTCCCCATCGACAAGGACGTCCCCAAGTACACCGGGATCCTGGACGCCGAGGACTTCGCCGGCATCACGGTCTACCAGGGCCGCGGTGTCGGCGGCGGTTCACTGGTCAACGGCGGCATGGCGGTCACGCCCAAGCGCGCGAACTTCGCCGCCGTCCTCCCCTCCGTGGACCCCGACGAGATGTACGCCACCTACTACCCGAGGGCCAACGCCGGCCTCGGGGTCGGCATGATCGACCCGGCCTGGTTCGACACCGCCGACTGCTACCAGTTCTCCCGGGTGGGGCGCAAGCACGCCCAGCGCTCCGGCTTCGCCTGGACCTTCGTACCCGACGTGTACGACTGGGACTACATGAAGAAGGAGGCCGCCGGCACCGTCACCAAGTCGGCCCTGGCCGGCGAGATCCTCTACGGCAACAACGCCGGCAAGAAGTCGCTCGTCCAGACCTACCTCGCGCAGGCGAAGGCCACCGGCAGGGTCGCCATCTCCGCACTGCACAAGGTCACTTCGGTCTCCCCGGCCGCGGGCGGCGGCTACACGGTCGCCATCGACCAGATCAACACCACCGGCGACACCGTGGCCACCAAGACGGTGACCGCGGACCGGGTCTTCTTCGCGGCCGGCAGCGTCGGCACCAGCAAGCTCCTGGTCAAACTGAAGGCCACCGGAGCCCTGCCGAACCTCAACGGCGAGGTCGGCAAGGGTTGGGGCGAGAACGGCAACGTCATGTGCGGCCGCGCCAACCACATGTGGGACCCGACCGGCAAGCTCCAGTCGACCATCCCCTGCTCCGGCATCGACAACTGGGACGCGGGCGGCGCGTTCGCCGAGGTCGCACCGCTCCCCACCGGGATCGAGACGTACGCCTCGTTCTACCTGTCGATCACCAAGAACCCGAACCGCGCCGAGTTCACCTGGAACGCGGCGACCGGCACGGCCGACCTGAGCTGGCAGACCGCCTGGAAACAGCCGTCCATCTCCATGGCCAAGACGATCTTCGACAAGATCAATTCGAAGGAGGGCACGATCTACCGCACCGACCTGTTCGGCGGCAACAAGATCTGGAACGACACCCTCACCTACCACCCGCTCGGCGGCGCGGTCCTGAACAGGGCCACCGACAACTACGGGCGCCTGCACGGCTACACCGGGCTGTACGTGATCGACGGCGCGCTCATCCCCGGCAACGCGAGCGTGAATCCCTTCGTCACCATCACGGCGCTCGCCGAACGCAACATCGAAAAGATCATCGCTACGGACCTGTAG
- a CDS encoding DUF3995 domain-containing protein, with product MDAETGTARGAGTDAGTENRNGGGAGATAPVRAAAVVAAGGLAAAAALHAVWIRSPWPLSSPAELAEVVVGTGDDALPSAAATAAVAGLLTAAAGLVLVGARPDSALGRARLVRAGLWTVSAVLAARGLGGLVVSGLDLQQAPARYTAMDLRLYSPLCLGLSGLTGYVAARTRGSRRSPKVLRRVATGQGIEGRRNEGK from the coding sequence ATGGACGCGGAAACCGGAACGGCCCGGGGGGCGGGTACGGATGCGGGTACGGAGAACCGGAACGGGGGCGGTGCGGGTGCGACGGCCCCGGTCCGGGCGGCGGCGGTCGTGGCGGCGGGCGGTCTGGCCGCGGCCGCGGCCCTGCACGCGGTCTGGATCCGCTCGCCCTGGCCGCTGAGCTCCCCGGCGGAACTGGCCGAGGTCGTGGTGGGGACGGGAGACGACGCCCTGCCTTCCGCGGCTGCGACGGCCGCGGTCGCCGGCCTGCTGACGGCGGCCGCCGGTCTGGTGCTGGTCGGCGCCCGGCCGGACTCCGCGCTGGGGCGCGCCCGGCTCGTCCGGGCCGGGCTGTGGACGGTCTCCGCCGTGCTCGCGGCGCGCGGGCTGGGCGGGCTGGTCGTGTCGGGCCTGGACCTCCAGCAGGCTCCCGCCCGGTACACGGCGATGGACCTCCGGTTGTACTCGCCGCTGTGCCTCGGCCTGTCCGGCCTGACCGGCTACGTCGCGGCACGCACCCGTGGGAGCCGGCGGTCGCCGAAGGTCCTTCGCCGGGTGGCGACCGGGCAGGGGATCGAAGGACGCCGGAACGAAGGGAAGTAG
- a CDS encoding TetR/AcrR family transcriptional regulator: MAKGRVSKEDWTMAALRAFSRGGVSAVAVDVLARELGVSRGSFYWHFENRDALLVAALETWELHATTEVITATDAHEDPWTRARSLLLAALGDEEIAGLEPALGSARDTHPAVADVVDRVTRTRIAYLGRVFADLGFAPVDARHRALAAYAAYLGWLDLRRTAPAIAPETLPGTPAAEAAIDHLIAMLGTPPRAEATAGRGAAD; this comes from the coding sequence ATGGCGAAGGGACGAGTGAGCAAAGAGGACTGGACGATGGCGGCGCTGCGGGCGTTCTCCCGGGGCGGCGTCTCGGCCGTCGCCGTGGACGTCCTCGCCCGTGAGCTAGGGGTCTCCCGCGGCAGCTTCTACTGGCACTTCGAGAACCGGGACGCGCTGCTCGTCGCGGCGCTGGAGACCTGGGAGCTGCACGCCACCACCGAGGTCATCACCGCCACGGATGCCCACGAGGACCCCTGGACGCGCGCCCGCTCCCTGCTGCTCGCCGCGCTCGGCGACGAGGAGATCGCGGGTCTGGAGCCCGCGCTGGGCTCCGCCCGCGACACCCACCCGGCCGTGGCCGACGTCGTCGACCGGGTGACCCGCACCCGGATCGCGTACCTCGGCAGGGTCTTCGCCGACCTCGGCTTCGCTCCGGTGGACGCCCGGCACCGCGCGCTGGCCGCGTACGCCGCCTACTTGGGCTGGCTCGACCTGCGCCGCACCGCACCGGCCATAGCCCCCGAAACGCTGCCCGGCACACCTGCCGCGGAGGCGGCAATCGACCACCTGATCGCCATGCTCGGGACCCCGCCCCGGGCGGAGGCAACGGCGGGCCGCGGAGCGGCAGATTGA
- a CDS encoding carboxymuconolactone decarboxylase family protein: MRIDVPEGQHPIEYVWGDLVPGIGMAAANFSLSVYAHTTLGLREFEAARLRVAQINGCVFCLDWRTERDGEKVEEEFSEAVTAWRTTDAFDERTRLAAEYAERYTLDHHGLDEEFWERMTAHYSQLEIVELTMSIGSWLAFGRLNHVLGLDSVCMLPGQPTPRP; this comes from the coding sequence ATGAGGATCGACGTCCCTGAAGGCCAGCACCCGATCGAGTACGTGTGGGGCGACCTGGTGCCCGGCATCGGCATGGCCGCCGCGAACTTCTCCCTGTCGGTGTACGCCCACACCACCCTGGGCCTGCGCGAGTTCGAGGCGGCCCGGCTGCGCGTCGCGCAGATCAACGGGTGCGTCTTCTGTCTGGACTGGCGCACCGAGCGGGACGGGGAGAAGGTCGAGGAGGAGTTCTCCGAGGCGGTCACCGCGTGGCGCACGACCGACGCGTTCGACGAGCGCACCCGGCTGGCGGCGGAGTACGCCGAGCGGTACACCCTCGACCACCACGGGCTCGACGAGGAGTTCTGGGAGCGGATGACCGCGCACTACAGCCAGCTGGAGATCGTGGAGCTGACGATGAGCATCGGGTCATGGCTGGCCTTCGGCCGGCTCAACCACGTGCTGGGCCTGGACAGCGTGTGCATGTTGCCGGGTCAGCCGACTCCCCGGCCCTGA
- a CDS encoding NAD(P)H-dependent amine dehydrogenase family protein has protein sequence MISTVVWGTGNVGRLAIRAVEAHPALQLCAVIVHDPAKVGRDAGELGGLDHPLGVEATDDVEAVLAARPRAVVYAASGDVRPDGALADITRAVRSGAVVVSPALYPLYDHRNAPPEFRDPVLAAVAEGGGSLFASGVDPGWGNDVLPLLLSGLGTTIDVIRCQEIFDYSTYDQPDSVRHLVGMGQPMDHEPMMLMPSIPTMVWGGQIRMMARALGVELDEIRETSDRRALEATVTTRTMGEFEAGTQGAIRFEVQGIVEGEPRIVIEHVTRIHPSCAPDWPVPPAGGDGAHRVVIEGRPRIEVTVEATDEGENRSAGGNATAVGRLVGAIDWLVGAEPGLYDALDVPLRPAIGRLGRKQS, from the coding sequence ATGATTTCCACGGTTGTCTGGGGTACCGGCAACGTGGGCCGTCTGGCGATCCGTGCCGTCGAGGCCCATCCCGCGCTCCAACTCTGCGCAGTCATCGTCCACGATCCGGCCAAGGTCGGCCGCGACGCGGGAGAACTCGGCGGGCTCGACCACCCGTTGGGGGTCGAGGCCACCGACGACGTCGAGGCCGTACTCGCCGCCCGCCCCCGGGCCGTGGTGTACGCCGCGTCCGGAGACGTCCGGCCCGACGGGGCGCTCGCCGACATCACCCGCGCCGTCCGCTCCGGCGCGGTCGTCGTCAGCCCGGCCCTCTACCCGCTCTACGACCACCGGAACGCCCCGCCCGAGTTCCGCGACCCGGTGCTCGCCGCCGTCGCGGAGGGCGGCGGCTCGCTCTTCGCCTCCGGCGTCGACCCCGGATGGGGCAACGACGTGCTCCCGCTCCTGCTCAGCGGGCTCGGCACCACCATCGACGTCATCCGGTGCCAGGAGATATTCGACTACTCCACCTACGACCAGCCGGACTCCGTCCGTCACCTCGTGGGCATGGGGCAGCCCATGGACCACGAGCCGATGATGCTCATGCCCTCGATCCCCACCATGGTGTGGGGCGGGCAGATACGGATGATGGCCCGGGCGCTCGGGGTCGAACTCGACGAGATCCGCGAGACGTCGGACCGCCGTGCGCTCGAGGCCACGGTGACCACCCGGACCATGGGCGAGTTCGAGGCCGGCACCCAGGGCGCGATCCGCTTCGAGGTGCAGGGCATCGTCGAGGGCGAGCCCCGCATCGTCATCGAGCACGTCACCCGCATCCACCCCTCGTGCGCACCTGACTGGCCCGTGCCGCCCGCCGGCGGCGACGGCGCCCACCGGGTCGTCATCGAGGGCCGCCCGCGCATCGAGGTCACCGTCGAGGCCACGGACGAGGGCGAGAACCGCTCGGCGGGCGGCAACGCCACCGCCGTCGGCCGCCTCGTCGGTGCCATCGACTGGCTCGTAGGGGCCGAACCCGGCCTTTACGACGCCCTCGACGTCCCGCTGCGCCCCGCCATCGGCAGACTCGGAAGGAAACAGTCATGA
- a CDS encoding DUF6126 family protein yields the protein MSQAEKPAPATLRARFESKFPRGLIIRLIAYLFVGHLFAFFVYLLFVLGGQNQ from the coding sequence ATGTCCCAAGCCGAGAAGCCCGCGCCCGCGACCCTACGGGCCCGCTTCGAGTCCAAGTTCCCGCGCGGCCTGATCATCCGGCTGATCGCCTACTTGTTCGTCGGTCACCTCTTCGCCTTCTTCGTCTACCTCCTCTTCGTCCTGGGAGGCCAGAACCAGTAG